In the Lascolabacillus massiliensis genome, one interval contains:
- a CDS encoding fumarate hydratase, which yields MATKPFVYQEPFPMSEDKTEYYLLTKDHVSVSEFEGKEILKVSAEGLTLMAQTAFRDVEFLLRPEHQEQVAKILNDPESSENDKFVALTFLRNAEISAKGVLPFCQDTGTAIITGKKGQNVWTDTNDAEALSRGVYNTFVNENLRYSQNAALNMYDEVNTGTNLPAQIDLYAVEGNEYKFLFIAKGGGSANKTYLYQETKALLTPGKLENFLIEKMKSLGTAACPPYHVAFVIGGTSAETNLKTVKLASAKYYDNLPTEGNEHGQAFRDIELENRLKKASEELGLGAQFGGKYFAHDIRVIRLPRHGASCPVGMGVSCSADRNIKAKINKDGIWIEKLEDNPARLIPEEYRQVGEAGGVKIDLNQPMEKILAELSKYPVSTRLSLNGTIIVGRDIAHAKLKERIDRGEGLPQYMKDHPIYYAGPAKTPAGYASGSMGPTTAGRMDSYVDLFQSHGGSMIMLAKGNRSQQVTDACKKHGGFYLGSIGGPAAILAQESIKSLECVEYPELGMEAIWKIEVEDFPAFILVDDKGNDFFQVVTQPNCSFS from the coding sequence ATGGCTACGAAACCATTTGTTTATCAGGAACCATTCCCAATGTCGGAAGATAAGACTGAATATTATCTGCTTACCAAGGATCATGTTTCTGTTTCAGAGTTTGAAGGGAAAGAGATCCTAAAGGTCTCAGCTGAGGGATTAACGCTTATGGCACAGACTGCATTTCGTGATGTGGAATTTTTACTGCGTCCTGAACATCAGGAGCAGGTGGCAAAGATTCTGAATGATCCGGAATCCAGTGAGAATGATAAATTTGTGGCTTTAACATTTCTGCGTAATGCGGAGATTTCTGCTAAAGGAGTTCTTCCTTTCTGTCAGGATACAGGTACAGCAATTATAACCGGAAAGAAGGGTCAGAATGTATGGACAGACACCAATGATGCTGAAGCTCTTTCCAGGGGTGTATATAATACTTTTGTCAATGAAAATCTTCGTTATTCTCAGAATGCAGCACTTAACATGTATGATGAGGTTAATACAGGTACAAATCTTCCTGCACAGATAGACCTGTATGCTGTTGAGGGAAATGAATATAAATTCCTTTTTATTGCAAAGGGTGGAGGTTCGGCCAACAAGACATATCTGTATCAGGAAACAAAAGCATTGCTTACTCCCGGAAAATTGGAGAACTTCCTGATTGAGAAGATGAAATCACTGGGTACAGCAGCTTGTCCTCCTTATCATGTTGCTTTTGTTATTGGTGGGACATCTGCAGAAACAAACCTTAAAACAGTAAAACTGGCATCTGCAAAGTATTATGATAACCTGCCAACAGAAGGGAATGAACATGGTCAGGCTTTCAGAGATATAGAACTTGAAAACAGATTGAAAAAAGCCTCTGAGGAACTTGGACTGGGAGCACAGTTTGGAGGAAAGTATTTCGCTCATGATATACGTGTAATTCGTCTACCTCGTCATGGTGCTTCATGCCCTGTAGGTATGGGTGTTTCTTGCTCAGCCGACCGTAATATAAAAGCAAAAATCAATAAAGATGGTATCTGGATTGAGAAACTGGAGGATAATCCTGCAAGATTAATTCCTGAGGAATATCGCCAGGTTGGTGAAGCAGGAGGAGTTAAGATAGATCTGAATCAGCCTATGGAAAAGATCCTTGCAGAACTATCAAAGTATCCTGTTTCTACACGTCTGTCTTTGAACGGAACTATTATAGTTGGTCGCGACATTGCTCATGCTAAACTTAAAGAGCGTATTGACAGAGGTGAAGGTTTGCCTCAGTATATGAAAGATCACCCAATTTATTATGCCGGTCCGGCAAAAACTCCTGCAGGATATGCATCGGGATCTATGGGACCCACTACTGCTGGTAGAATGGACTCTTATGTTGATCTTTTCCAGTCACATGGAGGAAGCATGATAATGCTGGCAAAAGGTAATCGCAGTCAGCAGGTAACAGATGCTTGTAAAAAGCATGGTGGATTTTACTTGGGTAGTATTGGCGGACCTGCAGCTATTCTTGCTCAAGAGAGCATAAAGAGCCTGGAGTGTGTTGAATACCCGGAACTCGGGATGGAAGCGATTTGGAAAATAGAGGTAGAGGATTTTCCTGCTTTTATACTTGTTGATGATAAAGGTAACGACTTCTTCCAGGTGGTTACTCAGCCAAACTGCAGTTTTAGTTAA
- the fumC gene encoding class II fumarate hydratase — protein sequence MEYRIEKDTLGEVKVPAQKLWGAQTERSRSNFKIGESASMPIELIYGFAYLKKGAAYANHELGVLSVEKRDLIARVCDEILEGRHDDHFPLVVWQTGSGTQSNMNVNEVIANRAHQLAGRKVGEGEKVLQPNDDVNKSQSSNDTFPTAMHIACYKKVVENTLPGLRQLHKSLEKKSIDMADVVKIGRTHLMDATPLTLGQEFSGYASQLEHGIKAIENTLPHLAELALGGTAVGTGLNTPKGYDVLVAKYIAEFTELPFVSAKNKFEALAAHDAIVETHGALKQIAVSLNKIANDIRLLASGPRSGIGEINIPANEPGSSIMPGKVNPTQAEALTMVCAQVIGNDVAITVGGMQGHFELNVFKPLMAANSLQSAQLLGDAARSFDIHCVQGITPNRARIKELLENSLMLVTALNTKIGYYKAAEIANEAHKNGTTLKEEAVRLGYVTAEEFDEWVRPEDMIAPFS from the coding sequence ATGGAGTATAGAATCGAAAAAGACACATTGGGAGAGGTGAAAGTACCGGCACAAAAGTTATGGGGTGCTCAGACAGAGAGGTCCCGGAGTAACTTTAAGATAGGGGAATCTGCATCCATGCCAATTGAATTGATCTATGGGTTTGCTTACCTTAAGAAGGGAGCAGCTTATGCAAATCATGAGCTTGGGGTATTGTCAGTTGAAAAACGTGATCTTATTGCAAGAGTCTGTGATGAGATTCTAGAGGGAAGACATGATGATCATTTTCCTTTGGTTGTATGGCAGACAGGATCCGGGACTCAAAGCAATATGAATGTGAATGAGGTTATTGCTAATCGAGCGCATCAGCTTGCAGGTAGAAAAGTGGGCGAAGGAGAAAAGGTACTGCAGCCAAATGATGATGTGAACAAATCGCAATCATCTAATGACACATTTCCAACAGCTATGCATATTGCATGTTATAAAAAGGTGGTAGAGAATACTCTTCCGGGTCTGCGTCAGCTTCATAAATCATTAGAGAAGAAGTCGATAGATATGGCTGATGTGGTGAAAATCGGACGTACTCATCTTATGGATGCAACACCTCTGACACTTGGACAAGAGTTCAGTGGTTATGCGTCTCAGCTCGAACATGGAATCAAAGCAATTGAAAACACATTGCCACATTTGGCGGAACTTGCTTTAGGTGGTACCGCTGTTGGCACAGGCCTTAATACACCAAAGGGATATGATGTTTTAGTTGCAAAATATATTGCTGAATTTACCGAACTACCTTTTGTTTCTGCTAAAAATAAATTTGAAGCACTTGCAGCTCATGATGCAATTGTTGAAACACATGGTGCATTAAAGCAGATTGCTGTATCTCTAAATAAGATTGCAAATGATATACGTTTACTTGCATCTGGACCAAGAAGTGGAATAGGTGAGATCAATATACCTGCAAACGAACCAGGTTCTTCAATTATGCCTGGCAAGGTTAATCCAACACAGGCTGAAGCACTGACTATGGTTTGTGCTCAGGTAATAGGGAATGATGTTGCTATAACAGTGGGGGGGATGCAAGGGCATTTTGAATTAAACGTGTTTAAACCTTTGATGGCAGCTAACTCCCTTCAGAGTGCACAACTACTGGGTGATGCAGCACGCTCTTTTGATATACACTGTGTACAGGGTATAACACCAAACAGAGCCAGAATAAAGGAACTGCTAGAAAATTCACTTATGCTGGTGACAGCCCTAAATACCAAAATAGGTTACTACAAAGCTGCAGAGATTGCAAATGAGGCTCATAAGAATGGTACTACACTTAAAGAGGAGGCTGTACGTCTTGGATATGTGACAGCAGAAGAATTCGATGAATGGGTACGACCTGAAGATATGATTGCCCCGTTTAGTTGA
- the feoB gene encoding ferrous iron transport protein B, producing the protein MRLSELQTGQTAYIKKVNGNGAFRKRILEMGFVRGEEVKSILNAPLKDPIKYGIMEYEVSLRRSEAVMIEITIMKSEVTQNGYSENGYSDDVNILSGKSSATDELTNINTFNGIKYKNHKQEAIKLPNRVILNDESNKRKLKEKNIKVALIGNPNSGKTSIFNLASGAHEHVGNYSGVTIDAKEGYLRHNDYHFTLVDLPGTYSLSSYSPEELYARNYILEEKPDVIVNVVSASALERNLYLTTELLDLEVPMVIALNMYDELESSGRKFEHNTFSKLINVPIVPTVGKRGEGIPQLLEEVIRVKNEKNHTFAQLPYGRVLEKSISIMERELNDSFKLKKELSLRYICIKLLEGDKDVEKHIAGLPKHNQIIARRDKERNYIEKLLREDAESAFTNARYGFIAGGLRETLEQLPEKVDKGKLIDLIVTNKYLGFPIFFLFLWIMFEATFRLGNYPMEWIENLVSFIGNLIRSNMSPGPLKDLVVDGIIGGVGGVIVFLPNIVILYFFIAFMEDSGYMARAAFIMDKLMHRIGLHGKSFIPLIMGFGCNVPAIMSTRTIESRSSRMITMLIVPFMSCSARLPVYILFIGTFFPKNASIALLSLYIIGIIIAALTALLFRKTLFKEEDTPFVMELPPFRMPTLKSIVIHMWERASQYLRKMGGPILIASIIIWFLGYFPQNSTQSNENEQQIANIETRFENNQISADQRDQILTEITLIQNIEHQENSYIGKIGKFIEPIMRPLGFDWKMSVSLLSGMAAKEIVISTMGVLYTGDSESQESLQSRLLSETDTDGNPVFKPLVVTAFLLFVLIYFPCIATIAAIKEESHSWKWAIFSVLYSTGLAWLVALLVFQIGSLFI; encoded by the coding sequence ATGCGACTGTCAGAACTACAAACAGGGCAAACAGCATATATCAAAAAAGTAAATGGTAATGGTGCATTCAGGAAGCGGATCCTGGAGATGGGATTCGTACGCGGTGAAGAGGTAAAATCAATTCTCAATGCTCCACTTAAGGATCCAATTAAATATGGGATCATGGAGTATGAAGTCTCTTTACGTCGTAGTGAGGCGGTGATGATTGAAATTACCATTATGAAATCCGAAGTTACCCAAAACGGATATTCCGAAAATGGTTATTCAGACGATGTAAATATCCTCTCGGGCAAATCTTCAGCAACAGATGAGTTGACAAATATTAATACATTCAATGGTATTAAGTATAAAAACCACAAACAAGAGGCAATTAAATTACCAAACAGAGTTATACTGAATGATGAGTCTAATAAAAGGAAATTAAAAGAAAAAAATATTAAAGTAGCCCTTATTGGCAACCCCAACTCCGGCAAGACTTCAATATTTAACCTGGCATCAGGTGCTCACGAACATGTAGGAAATTACAGTGGTGTAACTATAGACGCCAAAGAGGGATACCTGAGACATAATGATTACCATTTTACACTGGTAGATCTTCCGGGAACTTATTCACTTTCTTCTTATTCTCCTGAAGAACTTTATGCACGTAACTACATACTGGAAGAAAAGCCGGATGTCATTGTAAATGTAGTTTCAGCTTCTGCCTTGGAAAGAAACCTATATCTGACAACAGAACTTCTGGATCTTGAAGTGCCAATGGTAATTGCTCTCAATATGTATGATGAACTTGAGAGCAGTGGTAGAAAGTTTGAACATAACACATTTTCAAAACTCATTAACGTTCCAATTGTACCCACAGTTGGCAAGAGGGGCGAAGGTATCCCTCAGTTGCTAGAGGAGGTTATAAGAGTAAAAAATGAAAAAAACCACACTTTTGCTCAACTTCCTTATGGAAGGGTACTGGAAAAATCCATTTCCATAATGGAACGTGAGCTTAATGACAGTTTTAAGTTGAAAAAGGAGCTATCGTTAAGATATATCTGTATAAAACTGCTTGAAGGCGACAAGGATGTAGAAAAACATATAGCAGGACTTCCTAAACATAATCAGATAATTGCACGCAGAGATAAAGAACGCAATTATATTGAAAAGCTACTAAGAGAAGATGCTGAGTCAGCATTTACAAACGCGAGGTACGGTTTTATTGCGGGAGGGTTAAGAGAGACTCTCGAACAACTGCCGGAGAAAGTTGACAAGGGTAAACTTATCGACTTAATAGTGACAAATAAATACCTGGGCTTCCCAATTTTCTTTCTGTTCCTCTGGATAATGTTTGAAGCAACCTTCCGATTAGGTAATTACCCTATGGAATGGATAGAGAATCTTGTTTCATTTATTGGAAATCTTATCAGGAGCAATATGTCTCCCGGTCCTCTTAAAGATCTTGTTGTTGACGGAATAATTGGTGGAGTAGGCGGGGTGATAGTTTTCTTGCCAAATATTGTAATTTTATACTTTTTTATCGCATTCATGGAAGACTCAGGCTATATGGCCCGGGCAGCTTTTATAATGGATAAACTTATGCATCGGATAGGATTGCACGGGAAATCATTTATCCCATTGATTATGGGGTTCGGTTGCAATGTTCCGGCAATAATGTCAACTCGTACAATTGAGAGCAGAAGCAGCAGAATGATTACCATGCTGATAGTCCCCTTTATGTCATGCAGCGCCAGACTACCTGTTTATATTCTTTTCATTGGCACTTTCTTCCCTAAAAATGCAAGTATTGCATTATTATCGCTTTATATTATCGGAATTATAATAGCAGCTCTCACTGCTTTGCTATTCCGCAAGACGCTTTTCAAAGAGGAAGATACACCATTTGTAATGGAACTACCACCTTTCCGCATGCCTACTCTAAAGTCGATTGTAATACACATGTGGGAAAGAGCCAGTCAATACCTGCGAAAAATGGGAGGACCAATTCTCATAGCTTCAATTATAATCTGGTTTTTGGGATACTTCCCTCAAAACAGCACCCAAAGCAATGAAAATGAACAGCAAATAGCTAATATTGAAACCAGGTTTGAAAATAATCAGATAAGTGCTGATCAGAGAGATCAAATATTAACAGAAATAACACTTATTCAAAACATAGAACATCAGGAGAACTCATATATTGGTAAGATAGGCAAGTTTATTGAACCAATAATGCGTCCTCTTGGATTCGACTGGAAAATGTCAGTAAGCCTCCTTTCAGGGATGGCTGCAAAAGAGATCGTTATTAGCACAATGGGAGTATTATATACAGGCGACAGTGAAAGCCAGGAGTCGCTTCAGTCGCGACTCCTGTCAGAAACCGACACTGATGGCAATCCTGTTTTTAAACCACTTGTTGTAACAGCATTTTTGCTATTTGTACTTATTTATTTCCCATGTATTGCAACTATAGCAGCTATAAAAGAAGAGTCCCATTCTTGGAAATGGGCAATATTCAGCGTCCTCTATTCAACAGGACTGGCCTGGTTAGTTGCACTACTTGTTTTTCAAATCGGAAGTTTATTTATTTAG
- a CDS encoding AMP-dependent synthetase/ligase, with translation MGKTIIELLEESVSKYGDKPFLHEARYGEDYTSITYLDVQREAIRFAAGLIALGVEAGDRVALISEGKNNWVLGELGILHAGAVCVPLSVKLETEQDITFRINHSDTVMVLASDQQIAKLRPMKDKLPTVKRYILLDKIESVDDGEIFFDAVKELGDALLATDKKRVDDRIAAVKPESLANISYTSGTTANPKGIMLSHNNYVFNAEQAVDHLNGIPSYFRTLLILPWDHSFGHTAGIYAFMKCGASIASVAAGKSAMEILRNVPKSLKAINPHLLMSVPALAANFRKNIESGIEKKGKTAYSMFKQGLKVAYRYNGEGYNRGRGSRALLKPLVKFYDRLFFSKIRESFSSNMEYFIGGGALLDIELQRFFYAIGIPMYQGYGLSEASPIISANSKKEHKLGSSGKTMPRMEIRIGDDNMNPLPIGEKGEILIRGGNVMMGYWKNPEATAETIVDGWLRTGDMGYLDADGFLYVLGRTKSLLISNDGEKFSPEGIEESIMAKSEYINQCVLHNNQSPYTTALLTLNAEVLKRRTSNPEEAAAIIAGELAEYLKGGKNDGMFPYRWIPSAFAIIEEPFSEKNGLVNSTMKIVKHKVYEKYAKELEMLHTPEGKKYDSEYNLKVLQNLL, from the coding sequence ATGGGAAAAACAATCATTGAGCTTTTAGAAGAGTCGGTATCTAAATATGGAGATAAGCCTTTTCTTCATGAGGCACGTTATGGAGAAGATTATACTTCTATTACTTACCTTGATGTGCAGAGGGAGGCTATTCGTTTTGCAGCCGGATTAATTGCTCTTGGCGTTGAGGCTGGAGATAGAGTTGCATTAATATCTGAAGGGAAAAATAACTGGGTGTTAGGAGAATTGGGGATACTTCATGCAGGTGCTGTTTGTGTACCACTTTCGGTAAAGCTTGAAACTGAACAGGATATTACTTTTCGTATAAATCATTCTGATACAGTTATGGTGCTTGCTTCTGATCAGCAGATCGCAAAACTGCGCCCAATGAAAGATAAATTACCTACAGTGAAAAGATATATCTTGCTGGATAAGATTGAGAGTGTGGATGATGGTGAGATATTTTTCGATGCTGTTAAAGAATTGGGTGATGCATTACTTGCTACCGATAAAAAGCGGGTAGATGATCGAATTGCAGCAGTCAAACCTGAGAGTCTTGCTAATATTTCATATACCTCAGGTACAACTGCCAATCCAAAGGGAATAATGTTGTCACATAATAACTATGTATTTAATGCAGAACAGGCTGTAGATCATTTGAATGGCATTCCTTCATATTTCAGAACACTCTTGATACTCCCATGGGATCACTCTTTTGGTCATACTGCCGGTATTTATGCTTTTATGAAATGTGGAGCTTCAATTGCTTCGGTAGCTGCCGGTAAGAGTGCAATGGAGATTCTGCGGAACGTACCTAAGAGCCTTAAGGCTATCAATCCTCACCTGCTAATGAGTGTACCCGCACTTGCAGCTAACTTCAGGAAGAATATTGAGTCGGGTATCGAAAAGAAAGGGAAAACAGCGTATAGTATGTTCAAGCAGGGACTCAAAGTGGCATATAGATATAATGGTGAAGGTTATAACAGGGGGCGAGGTAGTCGTGCTTTACTAAAACCATTGGTGAAATTTTATGATCGGCTCTTCTTCTCAAAGATTAGGGAGAGTTTCTCGAGCAATATGGAATATTTTATTGGTGGAGGTGCACTTCTGGACATTGAGCTTCAGCGGTTCTTCTACGCTATAGGGATACCAATGTATCAGGGCTACGGACTTTCTGAGGCTTCACCAATTATTTCTGCAAATAGTAAGAAGGAGCATAAGCTTGGATCTTCAGGCAAGACAATGCCTCGTATGGAAATTCGTATAGGTGATGATAATATGAATCCATTACCTATAGGGGAGAAGGGAGAAATTCTTATTAGAGGTGGTAACGTAATGATGGGATACTGGAAAAATCCTGAAGCAACAGCAGAGACTATTGTAGATGGGTGGCTTCGTACAGGTGATATGGGCTACCTTGATGCTGACGGATTCCTTTATGTATTAGGTCGCACCAAATCACTTCTGATAAGCAACGATGGAGAAAAATTCTCACCTGAAGGAATTGAAGAGTCAATAATGGCTAAATCAGAATATATCAATCAATGTGTACTTCACAACAATCAAAGTCCATACACAACAGCCTTGCTGACACTCAATGCAGAGGTTTTGAAGCGACGCACTAGCAATCCGGAAGAAGCAGCAGCAATCATTGCCGGCGAGCTGGCCGAGTATCTTAAAGGGGGCAAGAATGATGGTATGTTTCCATATCGCTGGATTCCTTCAGCTTTCGCAATTATTGAAGAGCCTTTCAGTGAAAAGAATGGTTTAGTAAACTCAACAATGAAGATTGTTAAACATAAGGTTTACGAGAAATATGCAAAGGAGTTAGAGATGTTGCATACTCCCGAAGGGAAAAAATATGATTCAGAATATAACTTAAAAGTACTTCAGAATTTATTATGA
- a CDS encoding 3-keto-disaccharide hydrolase, translating to MKQNKLSIFIALLIATFISSCSPKSSENEWIQLFNGEDLTGWTPKIVGYEAGDNFGNTFRVEDGMIKVRYEEYDSLRDRFGHLFYKDEFSHYRLRVEYRFIGEQTPGAPGWAYRNSGLMLHGQTPESMELNQDFPTSIEVQLLGSDSVAERTNMNVCTPGTNIVMNNELILDHCINSSSELFFGDEWVTAEVEVRGNDVIYHIINGDTVLQYTNPQLDERDHTYARLIELNNGDKMLSKGTISLQSEGHPIDFRKVEIQILE from the coding sequence ATGAAACAGAACAAATTATCTATTTTTATTGCACTATTAATTGCAACTTTTATTTCGTCTTGCAGCCCGAAATCATCTGAAAATGAGTGGATACAACTTTTTAATGGAGAAGACCTGACAGGATGGACTCCAAAAATTGTAGGCTATGAAGCAGGAGATAATTTTGGTAATACATTCAGAGTAGAGGATGGGATGATTAAAGTGAGGTATGAGGAGTACGATTCACTTAGAGATAGATTTGGACATCTTTTCTATAAGGATGAGTTTTCTCATTACAGGCTTAGAGTAGAATACCGTTTTATTGGGGAGCAGACTCCGGGAGCCCCTGGATGGGCTTACAGGAACAGTGGACTTATGCTGCATGGACAAACACCGGAGTCAATGGAACTGAATCAGGATTTTCCAACATCAATAGAAGTTCAGCTTCTTGGCAGCGATTCAGTTGCAGAGAGAACAAATATGAATGTTTGTACTCCCGGAACCAATATTGTGATGAATAATGAATTGATTCTTGATCACTGTATAAACTCATCTTCTGAATTGTTCTTTGGTGATGAGTGGGTTACGGCTGAAGTAGAAGTAAGAGGGAATGATGTAATTTATCATATTATAAATGGTGATACAGTTTTACAATATACAAATCCTCAACTTGATGAAAGGGATCATACATATGCAAGACTGATAGAATTGAATAATGGAGATAAGATGTTAAGTAAGGGTACTATCTCATTGCAAAGTGAAGGGCACCCTATAGATTTTCGCAAGGTTGAAATTCAGATACTTGAATGA
- a CDS encoding flavodoxin, producing the protein MNKIAILYGTSGGSVESVAKQVQDLFEGNADIYNVLDVSLSEIEDYKYIIVGTSTTGIGDLQDDWEGFLPSFAKIDFTGKKVAIFALGDSASYSTSFAESMKVVYDEIHDKVEVVGKVPDVGYTYDDSTAVEDGVWVGLPLDEDNEYDLTEERLIKWVEQLKKEFV; encoded by the coding sequence ATGAATAAAATTGCTATATTATATGGAACTTCGGGAGGAAGTGTCGAATCTGTTGCAAAACAGGTTCAGGATCTTTTCGAAGGAAATGCGGATATTTATAATGTATTAGATGTTTCTCTTAGTGAAATAGAGGACTATAAATATATAATAGTAGGAACTTCAACAACAGGTATTGGTGATCTACAGGACGATTGGGAAGGTTTTCTACCTTCATTTGCAAAAATTGATTTTACAGGTAAAAAGGTGGCTATTTTTGCGTTGGGCGACAGTGCCTCTTACTCAACAAGTTTTGCGGAATCAATGAAAGTTGTTTATGACGAGATCCACGATAAGGTTGAAGTGGTTGGCAAAGTACCCGATGTAGGTTATACTTATGATGATTCAACCGCCGTAGAAGATGGTGTATGGGTTGGGTTACCTCTTGATGAGGATAACGAGTATGATTTGACGGAGGAGCGACTGATTAAATGGGTTGAACAATTAAAAAAAGAATTCGTTTAA
- a CDS encoding helix-turn-helix domain-containing protein, translated as MAQQFFTGLPLFVVLFWLLLFILEYKNSDLAKRFLVVFLAVASLNYLAHWFYFNHNYTAYNILDSVWVFTSLAAYPIYYYYIRLLTIDTKINLKWIWILFPAILLSLFSAILYLLMSPEEITLFTKEILYHTQSNESEYSTLINLQTLRRNLVRIVFASEVVLVLYFGLNLISSFNEKVRSFYSNIENKELSKIRYILYFLVIASIISILSNFIGKNYFTDHSYLLVIPSIAHSVALFGMSYVGYKQNFTIHDLKIEKQNYTSEDSDESERNEEIFTTNQLDRLYLRLESLFDDKEIFKDPDLRLNEVARLLGTNRTYVSKLINTRRNVSFNDFVNEYRVRYSEKILTSSDYFSHSLEEIALESGFSSTSSFYRSFVKKNGIPPGRYREKKGRIS; from the coding sequence ATGGCACAACAATTTTTTACTGGGTTGCCGCTATTTGTGGTTCTTTTTTGGCTGTTACTTTTTATTTTGGAATACAAGAATAGTGATTTAGCAAAGCGCTTCTTGGTTGTTTTCTTAGCAGTTGCCTCGTTAAATTATCTGGCTCATTGGTTTTATTTTAATCATAACTACACTGCTTACAATATTCTCGATAGTGTCTGGGTATTTACCTCTCTTGCAGCTTATCCGATATACTACTACTATATACGTTTACTTACTATAGATACTAAGATAAACTTAAAATGGATTTGGATTCTCTTTCCGGCGATTCTGCTTTCCCTTTTTTCTGCTATCCTGTATCTGTTGATGAGTCCAGAAGAAATCACACTCTTCACAAAGGAAATTCTCTATCATACACAAAGCAACGAGTCAGAATACTCGACTCTGATTAATCTGCAAACTTTAAGAAGAAATCTGGTACGAATAGTATTTGCATCAGAGGTTGTTTTAGTACTATATTTCGGACTTAATTTAATTAGCAGTTTCAACGAGAAGGTTAGATCTTTCTACTCTAATATTGAAAATAAGGAGTTGTCTAAAATCAGGTATATTCTCTATTTCTTGGTTATTGCATCTATAATATCAATTTTATCCAACTTTATTGGAAAAAACTATTTCACAGATCACTCTTATCTTCTGGTTATACCTTCAATTGCACACTCCGTTGCTCTTTTTGGAATGAGTTATGTTGGTTACAAACAGAACTTTACTATTCATGATCTTAAAATAGAAAAACAGAATTATACTTCAGAAGACTCAGATGAGTCAGAGAGGAATGAAGAAATATTTACAACTAATCAGCTTGACAGACTCTATTTAAGGCTCGAATCGTTATTTGACGATAAAGAGATATTTAAAGATCCTGATCTAAGGTTAAATGAGGTGGCTCGTTTATTAGGAACCAACCGGACTTATGTTTCTAAACTGATTAATACCAGAAGAAATGTTAGTTTTAATGATTTTGTCAATGAGTACAGAGTAAGATATTCAGAAAAGATATTGACATCATCTGACTATTTCTCTCATTCCCTTGAAGAAATAGCTTTAGAATCAGGATTTTCGAGCACAAGCTCTTTCTACAGATCCTTTGTGAAGAAAAATGGAATACCTCCGGGTAGATATAGGGAAAAAAAAGGGAGAATATCATGA